The Haloplanus sp. GDY1 genomic sequence AGACGACGGCGCGCGTCCACATTCCCGACCGCCAGCCACTCGCCGCCATCGAGACCCACGCCACGATCCGCGTCGACGGCCCGGACTACAAGGCCACGCTCGAACTCGACGCCGACGCGGCCGCAGCGCTGCATGCGGCCCTGGAGGAGGCGATCAACCGATGACGTCCCGTCGCGACGTACTCGAGGGGGTCCTCGGCGCCATGGCCCTAGCGCCGGCGGCGGCCGGCGGCGCACCTGCGACCGACGCCGAGGCGGGGATCCCGGCGCCGTTCGACGCCGTCCCGGCGCTCGAGGATCCGCCGGAGCGGCTCCGCGGCATCGCCGGTGTCGTGTTCCCGCCCGCGGCTGTTCCCGACGAGGGTCCGATCCCCGACGTGCATCACACCCACACTGAGGCGGTCGAGGTCACGGTGCCGCCGTGGGCCTTCGAGGCGGTGCGGTGGCGGCTCGATCACGCCGATCCAGACAAGATCGACCGCTGGTACGTTGAGGAGCTCCTCGTCGAGTACGCCCACGCCGACGAACAGTTCCGCACGCCCGACGGTCGCGACGCCGTCGACGTCCTCCTGGAGGCCGTCAACGATGGGTGACCTCACGGCGCCGGACGAGGGCGCGGCCTCGTCGTCCCGGGCGATTGCTGACGAGCTGTCCGAGGCCCTCGTCGCGTTCGATCACGTCGACTACAACGCGGTCACCGTCGACGAACTCCGGGAGCTGCTCGACGCTCGCGACACAGTTGAGGAGCTATGTCTTCGCTACCGGCGTCAGCAACCCCAGCGTGGCAGCCAGGAGGCCGAGTCGTGACGACCCGCACCCGCACCGAACGCGGCGAGTGGACCCTCGCCGAAGGGCTGGTCTCGGGGATCCCGCGGGCACGGGTGGCACTGGCCGGGGTGAAGGCGAATCACGAACGCGCGGAGGGTATCCGATGAGCGCCGCTGCGGACGTCGACCCCGCGCGCTTCGAGGGCGATCCGCCGGCGGTCGTGCTCACCTTCGGCGGCCACGGCGGTCGGGTCTACCACCGCGTTCGCGAGACACTCGAGGGCGAACACGTGACGGCGTGCGGCCAGCAGGGGCGCAATCCCTACCTGAAGGAGCGCGCGGTGATCGAGAGCCACTACACGCCGTGTCGGCGGTGCTTTCCCGACGGCCTGGAGGACGCCGATGAGTAGCCGCCTGCGCGCCGAGGCGACTGCGTCCGCGCTCCCGCCGGCGACGACACCCATCGGCGTCGACGTCGGGGAAGATCCGCTGTATGCCGTCGCGACGCCCGACACGGCGCCGAATGACGCTCGGACGGTCAGCGGCGACGGACTCGGGAGCACCGCCGATGCGCTCGTCGAGACGATCCGCGTGCTCCGATCCGGCGCGCCCGTCGGCGACGCCGTCGAGGCGGCGGTCGTCGCGAGCTACTGGCGGGAGCTCCGGAGCATGGTCGACGGGGCGATCCCGGCCGTCCTTGAGTACGCCCACGGCCACACCGCGCCGGTGCTCGTCCTGGAGGACCTCGGCCACGACCCACCGACGCTGTGGGAGCTTCGCGACGCCGAGCGGTCGGCCTGGAGCCCGTGGGTCGTGACGCTCGTCCAAGCCCGTCTCGTCGACGCCGCGACCGCGGCCGGCATTCCGATCCTGTGGACGCCGCCGAACGGAACGACACGGAAGTGTCACGCCTGCGGTGAGCGTGGCGAACTTCCCGAGTTCGGCACCGTGTTCCGGTGCACAACGGCGTCATGCTCGGTGGACGTCGTCGACCGTGACTGCGGCGCCGCGGTGTCGATCGCGAAGCGGGGGGTGTGATCGAGACCCACTGCGAACCCAGCCGGCGCTGCCTTCCCGACAGCGTCGGCGAGTAACCGCCTCCCTCGGCGGTTATTCTTGGGGAGTCGTTGTGATGCGGTCCATCGCGGCGATCGACAACGCTGGCACCGTTTTTTGTGCACCTGCACCGGTTTGATAACTTTCCGTGCCGAGCACCTCGGCCCAGATGTCGACGACGTCCTCTGTCAGATACCGCTCACCGACCCAAGAGGCGTATGCGGGCTGCTGAATCGAATTGCCGATTAGGAGAAAGAATGTGAAATAACCCCGACCTTCGAGCACCTGGCCAATAGTTGCCCGATATTTGACGGCTCTCCCGACATAGGAGTCGATGTCTCGGAAAAGCGTCCGGTAATCCATCGACCGAGCGTCTTGTCGAACCGTCTCGATCTCAGAAGGCGTGTAGTCTCGGTAGCGAATGTCGACGTATTGAGGGTCTTCCTGAGTGGGACCGCGGAACTGACTTGTCGGCGGTGACGTAGGTGTCGGTTCCGGAGTTGGAGTCGCGGTCCCTGTTGCCGTCGCTGTTGGTGTCGGGTTACTGTCCGCGCTATCACCATTCCCACCAGCGCATCCTGCCCCAAGCGTACCGA encodes the following:
- a CDS encoding transposase, with translation MSSRLRAEATASALPPATTPIGVDVGEDPLYAVATPDTAPNDARTVSGDGLGSTADALVETIRVLRSGAPVGDAVEAAVVASYWRELRSMVDGAIPAVLEYAHGHTAPVLVLEDLGHDPPTLWELRDAERSAWSPWVVTLVQARLVDAATAAGIPILWTPPNGTTRKCHACGERGELPEFGTVFRCTTASCSVDVVDRDCGAAVSIAKRGV